In Microbulbifer sp. GL-2, the following are encoded in one genomic region:
- a CDS encoding type 1 glutamine amidotransferase, with the protein MNPNYILKVKTSNKMRKPILVIQHEKNEDPGYITDWARENQIPLKIVNPQTSLLPKSNFSGVILLGGMMNICDQEELPWLTDEIEWVKIQIRQPTPILGICLGAQILAHSLGANIHPLAHEEMGWQPIRSTPDWNISTKKVFQAHSYYFEIPRGAQCLAESDLCPHQAFMLNKRVLGLQFHLEWPQQKVAELFPDFFKRHGSPSYNHIASRAALFSLLNKHFKKII; encoded by the coding sequence TTGAATCCCAATTATATTTTGAAAGTCAAGACTTCCAATAAGATGAGAAAGCCTATTCTGGTTATTCAGCACGAGAAAAACGAGGACCCAGGGTATATCACCGACTGGGCTCGAGAAAATCAAATACCCCTGAAAATAGTCAACCCCCAAACTTCACTATTACCCAAAAGTAACTTCAGTGGCGTAATTCTCTTGGGTGGAATGATGAACATCTGTGACCAGGAAGAACTACCCTGGCTAACCGATGAGATAGAATGGGTGAAGATTCAAATCCGTCAACCGACTCCCATACTGGGTATCTGCTTGGGTGCACAGATTCTTGCACATTCACTCGGAGCCAATATTCATCCTCTAGCGCATGAGGAAATGGGCTGGCAACCCATAAGGTCTACGCCTGACTGGAATATATCGACAAAAAAGGTTTTTCAAGCACATAGCTATTATTTCGAAATTCCACGCGGCGCCCAGTGCTTAGCTGAATCCGATTTATGCCCCCATCAAGCATTCATGCTGAATAAAAGGGTACTAGGACTGCAATTTCATTTAGAGTGGCCACAACAGAAAGTTGCTGAATTATTCCCAGATTTTTTCAAACGTCACGGCTCACCGAGTTACAATCATATCGCCAGTCGCGCCGCTTTATTCAGCCTGCTCAACAAACACTTTAAAAAAATAATTTAG
- a CDS encoding DUF502 domain-containing protein, giving the protein MTRVKTFVTLTLLGGLAVVLPIAIFVLLFQWLFGQISEIVAPAVLWLEAHTEFKDTLARLIVIALILGSCFLIGLLVKTSIGHWLHRHVDHWLGRLAPGYSTIKDLVLQFIGGGGDGVLSGPVARVRIHGAGNPLTVTAIVTSQHANGDMTVYVPTAPVPTSGFVFHVPAECVEILPGITVEAAMKTVVACGAGSANLLAPPAKSPEKARGHTPEGSGPA; this is encoded by the coding sequence ATGACCAGAGTAAAGACCTTTGTCACCTTGACCCTTTTGGGTGGTCTGGCGGTAGTGTTGCCCATTGCCATCTTCGTGCTGCTGTTCCAGTGGCTATTCGGTCAAATCAGCGAAATTGTGGCCCCTGCAGTCCTCTGGTTAGAGGCCCACACAGAATTTAAGGATACCCTTGCGCGGCTTATAGTGATAGCGCTGATTTTGGGTAGCTGCTTCCTGATTGGCCTGTTGGTAAAAACCAGCATCGGTCACTGGCTACATCGCCATGTGGATCACTGGTTGGGGCGTTTGGCACCGGGGTATAGCACCATTAAGGACCTGGTCCTGCAGTTTATTGGTGGTGGTGGAGATGGTGTGTTGTCTGGGCCTGTTGCACGAGTGCGTATTCATGGGGCCGGTAATCCTTTAACAGTTACCGCTATTGTGACTTCACAGCATGCCAATGGGGATATGACGGTCTATGTCCCTACAGCCCCGGTCCCGACTTCCGGTTTTGTGTTTCATGTGCCGGCGGAGTGTGTGGAAATACTGCCCGGGATAACTGTGGAGGCTGCGATGAAGACGGTAGTGGCCTGTGGCGCTGGCAGTGCCAATTTGTTGGCGCCACCGGCGAAGTCCCCGGAAAAAGCGAGGGGACACACACCGGAAGGGTCAGGCCCTGCTTGA
- a CDS encoding BolA family transcriptional regulator: MSLAEQIEEKLSAIFDPQYIDVQCESHMHNVPAGSEMHFRVVLVSSTFKSTRKVQRHQKVYAALSDEMEGPIHALALHTYAPDEWEGDAPSSPECQGGSKSKGG, from the coding sequence ATGAGTCTTGCAGAGCAGATAGAAGAAAAATTAAGTGCCATATTTGATCCGCAGTACATTGATGTTCAGTGCGAAAGTCATATGCACAATGTGCCAGCTGGATCTGAAATGCATTTTCGAGTGGTTTTAGTAAGTAGCACTTTTAAGTCAACCAGAAAGGTCCAGCGCCATCAGAAAGTATATGCTGCCCTTTCTGATGAAATGGAAGGCCCTATTCATGCACTTGCGCTTCATACGTATGCACCAGATGAATGGGAAGGCGATGCACCCAGTAGCCCAGAATGCCAGGGTGGAAGTAAAAGCAAAGGCGGATAG
- a CDS encoding glutaminyl-peptide cyclotransferase, with the protein MYRLRFRSWTLLLLSTLLPMAAEAQLQLTPFSILEERQRGENHFTQGLYFDGQRWWESSGLYRRSWLAEYTDPSAKPVRRKWLPRKLFAEGLTVHGDKLYLLTYKAGEAHVYRTSDLQHLEVHNYSGEGWGLTSDGTHLIMSNGSGELTFRNPDTFKVVRHLKVHGGGEQWSNLNELEFAKGLIWANIWQDNRIIAIDPEDGQVRGGIDLQRLNPDMRNHPDTVANGIAWDKAKNGLWVTGKYWKQLYLIRPQGLGFKKKAPSEVNANNQ; encoded by the coding sequence ATGTACCGACTAAGATTCCGCAGCTGGACACTGTTACTACTGTCTACTCTGTTGCCAATGGCAGCAGAGGCGCAACTCCAGTTGACCCCATTTTCTATCCTGGAAGAGCGCCAGCGCGGTGAAAACCACTTTACCCAAGGACTGTACTTCGACGGCCAGCGCTGGTGGGAGAGTAGTGGCCTATATCGCCGCTCCTGGCTTGCCGAGTATACCGACCCCTCAGCAAAACCCGTAAGACGCAAATGGCTGCCGCGCAAGCTTTTTGCCGAGGGCCTCACGGTTCACGGGGATAAACTCTACCTGCTTACCTATAAGGCCGGCGAGGCGCATGTCTACCGGACCAGCGATCTGCAACACCTGGAAGTCCACAACTATAGTGGCGAAGGTTGGGGTCTCACCAGCGATGGTACACATTTGATCATGAGTAACGGTAGTGGCGAGCTGACTTTCCGCAATCCTGATACCTTCAAGGTAGTGCGTCACCTCAAGGTACACGGTGGAGGAGAGCAGTGGTCAAACCTGAACGAACTTGAATTTGCCAAAGGCCTTATCTGGGCCAATATCTGGCAGGACAACCGCATCATCGCTATAGATCCAGAGGACGGTCAGGTACGTGGAGGTATAGACCTGCAGCGCCTGAACCCCGACATGCGCAATCACCCTGATACTGTGGCCAACGGTATAGCCTGGGACAAGGCCAAAAACGGCCTCTGGGTGACGGGAAAATACTGGAAGCAGCTCTACCTGATTCGCCCCCAGGGGCTTGGCTTTAAAAAGAAAGCACCCTCAGAAGTCAACGCCAATAATCAATGA
- a CDS encoding CoA-acylating methylmalonate-semialdehyde dehydrogenase, producing MKVIGHLVNGALIQNDNNTAHSRLQDVTNPSTNEVIGKVSLATKATVEDAIAAAEAAYPAWRNLPTAKRVRIMYRLKDLLEQNADKICELITLEHGKVLNDAMGELQRGIENIEYVCSAPEMLKGEHSKNVGPAIDSWSEFQSLGVCAGITPFNFPAMVPLWMWPMAIACGNTFILKPSERTPSSALFIAELGIEAGIPAGVLNVINGDKEAVDTLLTDKRIQAISFVGSTPIAEYVYTTGSSHGKRVQAFGGAKNHAIVMPDADLDNAVAALMGAAYGSCGERCMAISVAVAVGNDTADALVTKLKEQIVALKVGDGMDNQNDMGPLVTPIHLKKVEGLISAGIEEGATLVVDGRDLTVPGFEQGNYLGACLFDHVKPEMKIHSSEIFGPVLCLMRVETMQEAMDIIDAHEYGNGTCLFTRDGEAARYFSDNIKVGMVGINVPLPVPVAHHSFGGWKRSLFGDLHAYGPDSVRFYTKRKTITQRWPANGVREGTQFSFPSNG from the coding sequence ATGAAAGTAATCGGTCACCTGGTTAATGGCGCCCTGATTCAAAATGACAATAATACTGCGCACTCCCGCCTGCAGGATGTTACCAACCCCTCCACTAACGAAGTCATTGGCAAGGTATCCCTAGCCACTAAAGCTACCGTAGAAGATGCTATTGCAGCCGCCGAAGCTGCCTACCCAGCTTGGCGCAACCTGCCCACCGCCAAACGCGTGCGAATTATGTACCGTTTGAAGGACCTATTGGAGCAAAATGCGGACAAAATCTGTGAGCTGATTACCCTTGAGCACGGCAAAGTATTAAATGATGCTATGGGTGAACTGCAGCGCGGTATTGAGAATATCGAATATGTCTGCTCAGCCCCAGAAATGCTCAAAGGGGAACACAGTAAAAATGTCGGCCCCGCCATTGATTCCTGGAGTGAGTTTCAATCACTGGGGGTCTGCGCAGGAATTACCCCTTTTAATTTCCCGGCCATGGTCCCCCTATGGATGTGGCCAATGGCCATTGCCTGTGGTAACACATTTATATTGAAGCCCTCTGAACGCACACCCTCTTCCGCCTTATTTATTGCTGAACTGGGAATTGAAGCCGGCATCCCTGCTGGAGTTTTGAATGTCATCAACGGCGATAAAGAGGCAGTGGATACACTTCTCACCGATAAACGCATCCAGGCGATCAGCTTCGTAGGTTCCACTCCCATCGCGGAATATGTCTACACCACTGGTTCCTCACACGGTAAAAGAGTACAGGCTTTCGGTGGAGCAAAAAATCATGCCATTGTTATGCCTGATGCAGACCTCGATAACGCCGTAGCCGCCCTGATGGGAGCCGCCTATGGCTCCTGTGGCGAACGCTGTATGGCGATTTCCGTAGCGGTCGCCGTAGGAAATGATACCGCCGATGCTTTGGTTACAAAGCTGAAAGAGCAAATTGTCGCACTAAAAGTCGGCGATGGTATGGATAACCAGAATGATATGGGCCCTCTGGTAACGCCCATACACCTTAAAAAAGTTGAAGGCCTTATCTCTGCAGGTATTGAGGAAGGAGCAACACTCGTTGTTGATGGCCGTGATTTGACCGTACCGGGTTTTGAACAGGGAAATTACCTTGGGGCCTGCCTGTTCGATCACGTAAAACCTGAAATGAAAATCCATAGCAGTGAAATATTTGGGCCTGTACTCTGTTTGATGCGAGTAGAAACCATGCAGGAGGCCATGGATATTATCGATGCCCATGAATATGGCAATGGAACTTGCCTGTTTACTCGCGATGGTGAAGCAGCCCGTTACTTCAGTGACAATATCAAGGTCGGTATGGTGGGAATCAATGTCCCCCTCCCAGTGCCCGTTGCACACCACAGTTTTGGTGGCTGGAAACGTTCACTATTTGGGGATCTACATGCATACGGCCCTGACTCAGTTCGCTTCTACACTAAACGAAAAACCATTACCCAGCGGTGGCCAGCGAACGGCGTTAGAGAGGGAACACAGTTTAGCTTCCCAAGTAATGGCTAG
- the mnmC gene encoding bifunctional tRNA (5-methylaminomethyl-2-thiouridine)(34)-methyltransferase MnmD/FAD-dependent 5-carboxymethylaminomethyl-2-thiouridine(34) oxidoreductase MnmC, translated as MHRLQFGQVSLTLIIGEASEALGSLRLEQESRDRLVDAWFLDGFAPAKNPDMWTPELFTAMATLSKSGATFATFTCAGLVKRSLRDAGFKLHKVPGFGRKREMLCGSLEELHPGEITTTPWHLPTRAPQKPQTAAIIGGGISGATTARALAERGIHVQVFERGESPGSGGSGNNQGILYGKLSPKPGPNGDFNLHALMFAQRYYRQYCPKVAHFSGLLQLAQTEKEQLLQQQIATALEVYPEQTLARAVTAKEASELAGVSLPFTGLYFPDAGWLEPQEVCSALLEHRNIERHQSNNVELLEFSGKSWLLQTEGSKIETEIVVLCGANDIRNFAPAAVLPLRPIRGQVTRALATEASSKLKVALCGEGYITPAYDGRQSFGATFKLKETATDLRDSEHRENLETLSGLLPGVAEEFSTQTLIGRAALRAATPDYLPLAGPLPQWNSLENTYSDLRKNRKLLINKQAVYQSGLYVMGGLGSRGFTYAPLTAEILTAWILSEPMPASADLVKALHPARFAIRDLGKNRHSSRA; from the coding sequence ATGCACCGGTTACAATTCGGCCAAGTGAGCCTGACCCTGATAATCGGAGAAGCCAGCGAGGCCCTGGGCAGCTTGCGACTGGAGCAGGAATCCCGCGATCGATTGGTGGATGCCTGGTTCCTGGATGGCTTTGCTCCAGCCAAAAATCCGGACATGTGGACTCCGGAATTATTTACGGCTATGGCCACCTTAAGTAAATCTGGCGCTACTTTTGCCACTTTCACCTGTGCAGGATTGGTCAAGCGCAGCCTCCGCGATGCTGGCTTTAAGCTGCACAAAGTGCCCGGATTTGGCCGCAAGCGGGAGATGTTGTGCGGCTCGCTGGAGGAACTTCATCCCGGCGAGATCACCACCACTCCCTGGCACCTGCCGACAAGGGCCCCACAAAAACCACAAACTGCGGCCATCATTGGCGGCGGTATCTCCGGCGCCACTACCGCCAGAGCCCTGGCTGAGCGGGGAATTCATGTACAGGTATTTGAGCGAGGGGAAAGCCCCGGCAGCGGTGGCTCAGGAAACAATCAGGGCATTCTCTACGGGAAGCTCTCCCCAAAGCCCGGCCCCAATGGCGACTTCAACCTGCACGCCCTGATGTTCGCCCAACGATATTATCGCCAGTATTGCCCCAAGGTTGCGCATTTCAGTGGCTTGCTGCAATTGGCCCAGACCGAAAAAGAACAACTGCTCCAGCAACAAATTGCCACAGCTCTTGAGGTATACCCAGAGCAAACCCTGGCCCGCGCAGTGACCGCTAAAGAAGCCAGTGAACTGGCCGGAGTAAGCCTGCCCTTCACTGGCCTCTACTTCCCTGATGCTGGGTGGTTAGAGCCACAGGAAGTCTGCAGTGCCCTTCTGGAGCATAGAAATATCGAAAGGCATCAAAGCAACAATGTAGAGCTGCTGGAGTTCTCTGGTAAAAGCTGGCTATTACAAACTGAAGGCAGCAAAATCGAAACTGAGATTGTAGTGCTCTGTGGCGCCAATGATATTCGCAATTTCGCTCCAGCGGCTGTCCTGCCCCTACGACCAATACGTGGGCAGGTAACCCGAGCACTGGCTACCGAAGCCTCCAGCAAGCTCAAAGTGGCGCTCTGTGGCGAGGGGTATATCACACCAGCATATGATGGCCGGCAAAGTTTTGGGGCAACATTCAAGCTCAAGGAAACCGCTACAGATCTGCGTGATAGCGAACACAGGGAAAACCTCGAGACCTTATCCGGCCTGCTGCCCGGAGTCGCCGAGGAGTTTTCGACCCAAACCCTTATCGGTCGCGCTGCCCTGCGCGCTGCTACACCAGATTACCTGCCTCTGGCCGGCCCTCTGCCCCAATGGAATTCCCTTGAGAATACCTACAGCGACCTGCGTAAAAACCGCAAGCTGCTCATCAACAAGCAAGCTGTTTACCAGTCGGGGTTATACGTAATGGGCGGACTGGGCTCCCGCGGATTTACCTATGCCCCGCTAACGGCAGAAATACTCACAGCCTGGATACTCAGCGAGCCAATGCCAGCCAGTGCGGACCTAGTTAAAGCCCTGCACCCGGCAAGATTCGCCATTCGCGATCTGGGTAAAAATCGCCATTCAAGCAGGGCCTGA
- the djlA gene encoding co-chaperone DjlA produces the protein MSWLGAGIGAGFGFMFGGPIGAALGAWVGSSFGSGLRRLGGAKAVLNRDGAQTIFIVTLFSMLAKMAKADGLVSKAEVQLIEEFIQNNLRLGGEERKHAIRIFENAKTDKYSIYDYARQYRVLVHNQAMREMVYRLLFAVAYADGELHATEEEILRRITVDLGLHESLFTAMQNEFERRGGNSVSDLKQHYAVLGCSPETSDRDLKLAYRRKAAEYHPDKIAAKGLPEEFMRHAEDQMKSITVAYDAIVEARKDKAKVVT, from the coding sequence ATGTCCTGGTTAGGGGCGGGTATTGGTGCCGGATTCGGCTTTATGTTTGGCGGCCCCATTGGAGCAGCCTTGGGTGCATGGGTAGGTAGCTCCTTTGGTTCAGGTCTGCGACGTCTTGGTGGCGCAAAGGCGGTGCTTAACCGGGACGGAGCCCAGACCATTTTTATTGTGACCCTGTTTTCCATGCTGGCGAAGATGGCCAAGGCCGATGGGCTTGTGTCAAAAGCTGAAGTTCAGCTGATTGAGGAGTTTATTCAAAATAACCTCCGCCTTGGCGGGGAAGAGCGTAAGCATGCCATTCGCATTTTTGAGAATGCCAAAACCGATAAGTACAGTATTTATGATTATGCCAGGCAGTACCGGGTATTGGTGCATAATCAAGCCATGCGTGAAATGGTTTACCGTCTTCTGTTTGCCGTTGCTTACGCTGATGGAGAGCTACATGCTACTGAGGAAGAAATTTTACGCCGAATCACAGTTGACTTGGGCCTGCATGAGTCTCTTTTTACTGCCATGCAAAATGAATTTGAGCGACGAGGTGGAAATAGCGTATCTGATCTGAAACAGCACTACGCGGTCCTCGGTTGCTCACCGGAAACTAGCGATAGAGATTTGAAGTTGGCTTATCGACGTAAGGCTGCTGAGTACCATCCAGATAAAATAGCCGCCAAAGGTCTTCCTGAAGAATTTATGCGCCATGCGGAAGATCAAATGAAAAGCATCACAGTTGCCTATGACGCGATTGTCGAAGCACGCAAAGATAAGGCAAAAGTTGTAACTTGA
- the recQ gene encoding DNA helicase RecQ, with the protein MNSPQHILEHVFGYTNFRDPQEAVIDTLMAGEDALVLMPTGGGKSLCYQIPALARPGCGVVISPLIALMQDQVEALQEAGIRAAFLNSSISYDEIQAIESQLLHGELDLLYLAPERLLQPRTLSLLQRIELSIFAIDEAHCVSQWGHNFRADYLHLNCLHEQFPRVPRIALTATADRRTRAEIAQRLDLETARHFVSSFDRPNIQYRIEPKDNQRRQVLQFLKNGQDGNAGVIYCLSRAKVESTAEWLSQQGYPALPYHAGLPAETRAEHQRRFLREEGVIIVATIAFGMGIDKPDVRFVIHLDLPKSIEAYYQETGRAGRDGEPSIALLLYGLEDIVKLGQMVDTSEGSEEHKRQERGRLNAMLGLCEITSCRRQSLLHYFAEELKRACGNCDTCLEPPATWDASEAAIKLLSCVYRTGQRFGASHVIDVLRGSENEKVRKFAHDQLSTHGIGKDLSGTEWRAIVRQLIVLDYLEIEGEFQSLKLTEICRPLLRGEETLMLRKLPKKTVRAHSRNSTSLEDLAPEELPLWEALRNCRKQLAEERGVPPYVVFHDATLRGMVKAHPQTRDELLAISGVGDSKLERFGDVFLAVLRDFPKQ; encoded by the coding sequence ATGAACTCCCCACAACATATTCTCGAACATGTCTTCGGCTACACCAATTTCCGTGACCCACAAGAGGCGGTGATTGATACTTTGATGGCTGGAGAGGACGCCCTGGTATTGATGCCCACCGGCGGCGGCAAATCTCTGTGTTACCAGATTCCCGCCCTGGCCAGGCCCGGCTGCGGCGTGGTGATATCCCCGCTAATTGCACTGATGCAGGATCAAGTGGAAGCTCTACAAGAGGCCGGCATTCGCGCTGCCTTCCTTAATTCCTCCATATCTTATGATGAAATCCAGGCTATCGAGAGTCAGCTTTTACACGGCGAGCTGGACCTTCTCTACCTGGCACCAGAACGACTACTGCAACCGCGTACCCTGTCACTATTGCAGCGAATTGAGCTATCCATTTTTGCTATTGATGAGGCCCATTGTGTATCCCAGTGGGGCCACAACTTCCGTGCGGATTACCTGCATTTAAATTGCCTGCACGAACAGTTTCCCAGGGTACCCCGTATCGCCCTGACCGCCACTGCGGACAGGCGCACCCGAGCAGAGATTGCGCAAAGACTCGACCTTGAAACTGCGCGTCACTTTGTCAGCAGTTTCGACCGCCCCAATATCCAGTACCGCATTGAGCCAAAAGACAACCAGCGTCGCCAGGTGCTGCAGTTCCTGAAAAATGGACAGGATGGCAATGCCGGAGTTATCTATTGCCTGTCGCGTGCCAAAGTGGAAAGCACTGCTGAGTGGCTGAGCCAACAAGGTTATCCTGCACTACCGTATCACGCAGGCCTGCCAGCGGAGACCCGTGCTGAACACCAGCGTCGCTTTCTCCGCGAGGAGGGTGTCATCATTGTCGCTACCATCGCCTTTGGCATGGGGATAGATAAGCCGGATGTACGCTTTGTTATCCACCTGGACCTTCCCAAGAGTATCGAAGCCTATTATCAGGAAACCGGACGTGCAGGCAGGGATGGTGAGCCCTCTATCGCACTGCTGCTCTACGGTCTTGAAGACATAGTAAAGCTCGGGCAAATGGTGGATACATCTGAAGGCAGCGAGGAGCACAAACGTCAAGAGCGCGGCCGCCTTAACGCCATGTTGGGGCTGTGCGAAATCACAAGTTGTCGCCGTCAATCCCTGTTGCATTACTTCGCTGAAGAGTTGAAGCGGGCTTGTGGGAATTGTGATACTTGCCTCGAGCCTCCCGCCACCTGGGACGCCAGCGAAGCAGCAATCAAGCTACTCTCCTGTGTTTACCGCACCGGGCAGCGCTTTGGTGCCAGCCATGTCATTGATGTACTACGTGGCTCGGAAAACGAAAAGGTGCGCAAATTTGCCCACGACCAACTGTCCACCCACGGTATCGGCAAGGATCTTTCCGGCACTGAATGGCGCGCAATAGTAAGACAGCTCATTGTTCTCGACTACCTGGAAATAGAGGGCGAATTCCAGAGCCTCAAGCTTACCGAAATCTGCCGGCCACTACTGCGGGGGGAAGAAACCTTAATGCTGCGTAAACTACCGAAAAAAACGGTTCGCGCACATTCCCGCAATTCCACTAGTCTCGAAGATCTCGCCCCCGAAGAGCTGCCACTGTGGGAGGCCCTGCGTAACTGCCGTAAACAGCTGGCCGAAGAACGCGGTGTTCCTCCCTACGTGGTGTTTCACGATGCTACCCTACGCGGTATGGTAAAAGCCCATCCGCAAACCCGGGATGAACTGCTTGCTATTTCAGGTGTTGGCGATAGCAAACTTGAGCGCTTTGGCGATGTCTTCCTCGCTGTACTGAGGGACTTCCCCAAACAATAA
- a CDS encoding OmpW family protein yields MKMTRILIPVMTPLALAISSVASAGPAGYAPPPPPTQEFKIRIGGAYISPNSDNVTFADSLLRWPDPFNPNFNRDWGAFRTNIDPSDEWGWFINAEWKPMDHWGVSLSYTDGDRHTGGDRRGWHDRFGLRDFGRNRNFARWEPQMTAAYLNWYPLDPSCLIQPYMGIGLNYTDFSSERLRDWGWFNPITGAEEFWAGRLNLGDNWGYTWQLGVDFNFGHDSSWLINLALIYFDVDTDIEVDTFFTDVPNQIDYRHRFGGDYLFDPWVFNIGVGYKFDFHW; encoded by the coding sequence ATGAAGATGACGCGTATTCTGATCCCCGTAATGACGCCCCTCGCCTTAGCAATCTCTAGTGTCGCTTCGGCAGGACCGGCTGGTTATGCCCCACCACCACCCCCCACCCAGGAGTTTAAGATCCGAATTGGCGGCGCTTACATTTCTCCGAATTCGGATAATGTAACCTTTGCCGATAGTTTGCTTCGCTGGCCAGACCCCTTTAACCCTAATTTCAATCGTGATTGGGGCGCTTTTCGAACGAATATCGACCCAAGTGACGAATGGGGTTGGTTCATAAATGCTGAGTGGAAACCGATGGATCACTGGGGTGTTTCACTGAGTTACACTGACGGAGACCGCCATACTGGTGGAGACCGTCGTGGTTGGCACGACCGGTTTGGGCTCCGCGACTTTGGTCGTAACCGTAACTTTGCTCGCTGGGAACCCCAGATGACGGCGGCTTATCTGAACTGGTATCCTCTGGACCCCAGTTGTTTGATACAGCCTTACATGGGAATTGGTCTTAACTATACCGATTTCAGCAGTGAGCGCTTAAGAGATTGGGGCTGGTTTAACCCGATTACCGGTGCGGAAGAATTCTGGGCTGGCCGGCTTAATTTGGGTGATAATTGGGGATACACCTGGCAGCTTGGTGTTGACTTTAATTTTGGTCATGACAGTAGCTGGCTGATTAACCTCGCTCTTATTTACTTCGATGTTGATACTGATATTGAAGTTGATACTTTCTTTACCGATGTTCCAAATCAGATAGATTACCGCCATAGATTTGGTGGTGACTATCTGTTTGACCCCTGGGTCTTTAATATCGGTGTGGGCTATAAGTTTGATTTCCATTGGTAA
- a CDS encoding LysR family transcriptional regulator — MEIEALEKFLVIATTENLQRSADRLDTTPGGLSKILRRLEEELGTRLFDRVGKQLKINDDGRRLQSHAIEIVTIARKARAEVGNFDSYAECRVAAPAMLQLTWAALFQKKLAAGYPGVRLSYTSAYESLALRMLARGEVDVALITGAVLGQVPPSMTVRSVGSTCMCVAAGPEHPLVIGDYSGKRVPTAEVLKYPFAAPRISPFCGEERGFGSDGWPETLFSRKVQVVVNDYGVLCRLVLNGGLLAFLPETLIGEIGGVKVQVEEEKVEALEDIYIVARDGDWLDKLAG; from the coding sequence ATGGAAATAGAAGCGCTAGAGAAATTCCTTGTTATTGCGACTACTGAGAACCTGCAACGCTCTGCGGACCGTCTAGATACAACTCCAGGGGGGCTGAGTAAGATCCTGCGGCGCCTTGAGGAGGAGCTGGGTACTCGCCTATTTGATCGGGTGGGGAAACAGCTCAAAATCAATGATGATGGACGCCGACTGCAAAGTCACGCAATTGAGATTGTTACCATTGCCAGGAAGGCTCGTGCGGAAGTTGGTAATTTTGACAGCTATGCGGAATGCCGGGTGGCTGCGCCGGCAATGTTACAGCTAACCTGGGCTGCACTTTTCCAGAAAAAACTGGCTGCAGGCTACCCGGGAGTACGCTTGTCATATACCTCGGCCTATGAATCTCTGGCCCTTAGAATGCTGGCCCGTGGGGAGGTGGATGTTGCGTTGATTACTGGGGCTGTTCTTGGTCAGGTACCACCCTCCATGACGGTGCGTAGTGTTGGCTCAACCTGTATGTGCGTTGCGGCTGGTCCTGAACATCCACTGGTGATCGGTGATTACTCAGGGAAAAGAGTACCAACCGCCGAGGTTTTGAAATACCCATTTGCAGCCCCACGGATATCTCCCTTTTGTGGTGAAGAGCGGGGTTTCGGTAGTGATGGATGGCCTGAGACTCTCTTCTCGCGGAAAGTGCAGGTGGTTGTAAATGACTATGGGGTTCTCTGTAGGCTTGTGCTGAATGGCGGGTTACTCGCTTTTTTGCCTGAAACTCTTATTGGGGAAATAGGTGGGGTAAAAGTGCAAGTTGAAGAAGAAAAAGTGGAGGCTCTAGAGGATATTTACATAGTCGCCAGGGATGGCGATTGGTTGGATAAATTAGCTGGTTAA
- the fldB gene encoding flavodoxin FldB: MQSSQAPIGLFYGSSTCYTEMAAEKIRQCIGPQWIDLHNVAEVDIALIENYDFLLFGIPTWDYGELQEDWENNWDDLAQLDLHGKTAALFGLGDQEGYPQWFQDALGYLHAQLQACGARMVGYWPAEGYEFEESKGLTSDGNQFVGLALDEENEFDLTEERVLRWCEQVMREFGLQDKA, encoded by the coding sequence ATGCAAAGCTCCCAAGCCCCGATTGGACTCTTTTACGGCTCCAGTACCTGCTACACCGAAATGGCTGCGGAGAAAATCCGCCAGTGTATCGGCCCCCAATGGATCGACCTGCACAATGTGGCTGAGGTGGATATCGCTCTGATCGAGAATTATGACTTCCTGCTCTTTGGCATCCCCACCTGGGACTATGGCGAACTACAGGAAGACTGGGAAAATAACTGGGACGATCTGGCACAACTGGACTTGCACGGCAAAACTGCAGCCCTATTCGGCCTCGGTGACCAGGAGGGCTATCCACAGTGGTTCCAGGACGCCCTTGGTTACCTGCACGCTCAACTGCAAGCTTGCGGAGCCCGTATGGTAGGTTACTGGCCGGCGGAAGGTTATGAGTTTGAGGAATCCAAAGGCCTCACTTCTGATGGCAATCAGTTTGTGGGCCTCGCTCTCGACGAGGAAAACGAATTCGACCTCACTGAAGAGCGTGTCCTGCGCTGGTGTGAGCAGGTGATGCGCGAGTTCGGCCTGCAGGACAAAGCCTGA